One genomic window of Candidatus Pseudobacter hemicellulosilyticus includes the following:
- a CDS encoding SusC/RagA family TonB-linked outer membrane protein, with protein MLKQLQVLLLLVCLSSAASAQFKVEGDVRDTDGQPLVGATILIKGRPGGASSNANGHYSLTLPDKNSILIISFLGYEAQEVAVNGRAVLNIQLSALESELRSVVVTALGVKRQKSSLGYAVSELAGKDVTGYGETNPISSLAGKMAGVQVSGNTAGPTGSTRIVIRGIRELQGGNQPLYVIDGVPAVNGNMGAATQWGGFDLGDGLSDLNPNDVESISVLKGASAAALYGSRALNGVILITTKNGRSRKGLGIELNSSLTVDKVSTKLDEAQTTYGQGSSGLPHRDATTANNITSNWGPRFTDLDSIIQRDGTMRPYKYIPDNAEGFFRAGLTAMNTISVSGGNERSSLRASYSNVSSRDIAPKSDFSRNNFSIRAESKVTDKLTIEAKGSLMVENVSNRPALTDEVNNIGNGLLALVGNFDQSWLQEYQNADGSYINYTGDQYRANPYWTLNRTVNESRKQRVGGSLMATYTFSPQWSASINAGTDFYNFNFENFLDKYTPAYDGGFLLLQDIKTKEDNYQAMVNFNTRLGKDLQLSVMAGGNIMKYNLKQITTEGKEIIVPAKNLISNFSQLRVIDANPRKEIQSVFGSAQFNYKDALYLTMQARNDWSSTLPEANHSYFYPSVDLSWVVSNSFKLEPGFVNYAKIRTALGQVGGDTDPYQLAFAYSLTGLSLNGNPMGEVLGDIIPNASLLPQRKTSFEIGTDIGLFNDRVGIDFTYYNEKTKDAIVTMPIPQTSGYGFAILNAGTLRNSGVEILIRTTPVRIPNGLRWDLSFNYAKNNNTIVALSDELAAYPVAEARWAGATITAEKGKPFGTIIGLDFLRNDKGQRIIGSDGFPQFTDGPVELGNTLPDWTGGITNTFSWKGLELKAVVDIRVGGDLFSMTNMTMYMKGKHANTVEGRDSWNEYQQERRAEEDANRDPSLIPQNNRGYIAEGVLADGSANNKAIDPAQYWNRVGSATPRPFIYDGGYVKLRDLGLNYTLPRNWHRKLPVQQITVGAIGRNLWIIHKNTPNIDPESNYNNGNGQGFEYGSLPGRKRYGFNVLIKL; from the coding sequence ATGCTCAAACAACTGCAAGTATTGCTGCTGTTGGTCTGCCTATCTTCCGCAGCCAGCGCGCAATTCAAAGTGGAAGGCGATGTCCGCGATACGGACGGCCAGCCACTGGTAGGCGCCACCATCCTGATCAAAGGAAGACCCGGAGGCGCCAGCTCCAATGCCAACGGGCACTATTCCCTCACCCTGCCCGACAAAAACAGCATCCTTATCATCTCATTTCTTGGTTATGAAGCGCAGGAAGTAGCCGTTAACGGCAGGGCCGTACTGAATATCCAGCTCAGCGCCCTGGAATCTGAACTGCGTTCTGTGGTGGTCACCGCCCTGGGCGTCAAACGGCAGAAAAGCTCCCTGGGGTATGCGGTGTCCGAACTGGCAGGTAAGGATGTTACAGGTTATGGGGAAACCAATCCTATCTCCTCCCTGGCAGGTAAAATGGCTGGTGTACAGGTGTCCGGTAATACCGCCGGTCCTACCGGCTCTACCCGCATCGTTATCCGCGGCATCCGTGAGTTGCAGGGCGGTAACCAGCCGCTGTATGTCATTGACGGCGTGCCTGCCGTTAACGGCAATATGGGCGCCGCTACGCAATGGGGCGGGTTCGACCTGGGCGATGGCCTCTCCGATCTGAACCCCAATGATGTGGAATCCATCAGTGTGCTGAAAGGCGCTTCCGCCGCCGCACTCTACGGAAGCAGGGCCCTTAACGGCGTGATCCTGATCACTACCAAGAACGGGCGTAGCAGGAAAGGACTCGGTATTGAACTGAACAGCTCCCTCACCGTAGATAAGGTATCCACCAAACTGGACGAAGCGCAGACCACCTACGGCCAGGGCAGCAGCGGCCTCCCGCACAGGGACGCCACCACCGCCAATAATATCACTTCCAACTGGGGGCCGCGCTTCACCGACCTGGATTCTATTATCCAGCGGGACGGCACTATGCGCCCCTATAAATATATCCCTGATAATGCCGAAGGTTTTTTCCGGGCCGGCCTCACCGCCATGAACACCATCTCCGTTTCCGGCGGCAATGAGCGCAGCAGTCTCCGCGCCTCTTATTCCAATGTATCCAGCAGGGATATTGCACCCAAAAGTGATTTCAGCAGGAATAATTTTTCTATCCGTGCTGAATCCAAGGTTACCGACAAGCTGACCATCGAGGCCAAAGGTTCCCTGATGGTGGAGAACGTATCCAACAGGCCCGCCCTCACGGACGAGGTCAATAATATAGGCAACGGTCTGCTGGCCTTGGTAGGGAACTTTGACCAGTCCTGGCTGCAGGAATACCAGAATGCCGATGGCTCTTATATCAATTATACCGGTGATCAATACCGGGCCAACCCTTACTGGACATTGAACAGAACAGTGAATGAAAGCCGCAAGCAAAGGGTGGGCGGCTCCCTGATGGCCACCTATACTTTCAGCCCCCAATGGAGCGCTTCCATCAACGCCGGAACGGACTTCTACAATTTCAACTTTGAAAATTTCCTGGATAAATATACCCCAGCCTACGATGGCGGATTCCTGCTCCTGCAGGATATCAAGACCAAGGAAGACAATTACCAGGCCATGGTCAATTTCAATACCAGGCTGGGCAAGGATCTCCAGCTGTCGGTCATGGCCGGGGGCAATATCATGAAGTATAACCTGAAACAGATTACCACTGAAGGCAAAGAGATCATTGTTCCCGCCAAGAACCTGATCAGCAACTTTTCCCAGCTGCGGGTGATTGATGCCAATCCCCGTAAGGAGATTCAATCGGTCTTCGGTAGCGCACAGTTCAATTATAAGGATGCGCTCTACCTGACCATGCAGGCAAGGAACGACTGGTCCTCCACGTTGCCCGAAGCCAACCATTCCTATTTTTATCCATCTGTTGACCTGAGCTGGGTGGTCAGTAATTCCTTTAAGTTGGAACCAGGCTTCGTGAACTATGCCAAAATCAGGACAGCGCTTGGACAGGTGGGCGGCGATACCGATCCCTACCAGCTGGCCTTTGCCTACTCGCTCACCGGGCTCAGCCTCAACGGCAATCCCATGGGTGAAGTACTGGGCGATATCATTCCCAACGCCAGCCTCCTCCCGCAGCGGAAAACCTCTTTCGAGATCGGTACCGATATCGGGTTGTTCAATGATCGCGTAGGGATCGATTTCACTTACTACAATGAAAAAACGAAAGACGCTATTGTGACCATGCCCATCCCGCAGACCTCCGGTTATGGATTTGCTATCCTGAATGCAGGTACGCTCCGGAACTCAGGGGTAGAGATACTCATCCGTACCACCCCGGTCAGGATCCCCAACGGGCTGCGCTGGGACCTCAGCTTTAACTATGCCAAGAACAACAATACCATTGTAGCGCTTTCCGATGAGCTGGCAGCCTATCCCGTAGCAGAAGCCCGTTGGGCAGGCGCCACCATTACTGCCGAAAAGGGCAAGCCCTTCGGCACTATCATTGGCCTTGATTTTCTCCGGAACGATAAAGGACAGCGCATCATCGGCAGCGATGGTTTTCCACAATTCACGGACGGACCGGTGGAGCTGGGCAATACGCTGCCCGACTGGACAGGCGGTATCACCAATACTTTCAGCTGGAAAGGATTGGAGCTGAAAGCCGTAGTGGACATCCGGGTAGGGGGCGACCTCTTCTCCATGACCAATATGACCATGTACATGAAAGGCAAACATGCCAATACGGTAGAGGGGCGCGACAGCTGGAATGAATACCAGCAGGAACGCCGGGCGGAAGAAGATGCAAACCGGGATCCCAGCCTCATTCCCCAGAATAACAGGGGCTATATTGCTGAAGGCGTACTGGCGGACGGCAGCGCCAATAACAAAGCCATTGACCCCGCACAATACTGGAACCGCGTAGGCAGCGCCACACCCAGACCTTTTATCTATGACGGCGGTTATGTGAAGCTGCGCGACCTGGGCCTTAACTACACCCTGCCCAGGAACTGGCACCGCAAACTGCCGGTGCAGCAGATCACGGTAGGTGCTATCGGGCGTAACCTCTGGATCATCCACAAGAACACGCCCAATATAGATCCGGAATCCAACTATAATAACGGCAACGGGCAAGGCTTTGAGTACGGCTCCCTGCCCGGAAGAAAAAGATACGGTTTCAACGTATTGATCAAATTATAA